In one window of Massilibacterium senegalense DNA:
- a CDS encoding YitT family protein — MDEKQHKKETFSSILFRMFMMAFGATLASLSIKAFLVPNNIIDGGIIGISLILDYISPLSFSLLVLLLNIPFMYSGYKHIGKTFVFSTLFSIVCLSIADMLFTNIESFTNENILATVFGGLVLGAGVGLVIRYGGSLDGTEILGILLTKRLPFSVGEFVMFMNIFIFTWAGFVFGPEKAMYSVMTYYIAYKTIDTVIQGLDETKAIMIVSEKHDEISEGILHRLGRGTTKLKAKGGYTDKETEVIYAVCTRLEVMKLKKIVYETDPNAFLTIMSTQETRGGRFKSPIH; from the coding sequence ATGGATGAAAAACAACATAAAAAAGAAACATTCTCCTCGATTTTATTTCGAATGTTTATGATGGCTTTTGGTGCAACACTTGCTTCCTTATCTATTAAAGCATTTTTAGTACCGAATAATATTATCGATGGAGGAATTATTGGTATTTCTCTTATTTTAGATTACATAAGCCCGTTATCATTCAGTTTACTCGTTCTATTATTAAATATTCCATTTATGTATAGCGGCTATAAACATATTGGGAAAACATTTGTTTTTTCGACGTTGTTTTCAATTGTTTGTTTATCGATTGCAGATATGTTATTTACAAATATAGAATCATTTACGAATGAAAATATTTTAGCTACTGTTTTTGGGGGGCTTGTTCTCGGAGCAGGAGTGGGGCTCGTCATTCGTTATGGTGGATCATTAGATGGTACTGAAATTTTAGGAATTTTATTAACAAAACGACTTCCATTTTCTGTAGGTGAATTCGTTATGTTTATGAATATTTTTATTTTTACTTGGGCCGGGTTTGTGTTTGGACCAGAAAAGGCGATGTATTCAGTCATGACGTATTATATTGCATATAAAACAATTGATACAGTTATTCAAGGGTTAGATGAAACGAAGGCTATTATGATTGTTTCAGAGAAGCACGACGAAATATCAGAAGGCATTTTGCATCGTTTAGGACGTGGTACAACAAAGTTAAAAGCAAAAGGTGGATATACGGATAAAGAAACAGAAGTAATTTATGCAGTATGTACACGGTTAGAAGTAATGAAATTGAAAAAGATTGTCTATGAAACAGACCCCAATGCCTTTTTAACAATTATGAGTACACAAGAAACG
- a CDS encoding DUF2624 family protein gives MKPFIEQWLLQKVQSLTVQDVIQLGQKHNVILSEKEANTALTLFYGHLHHLHSKEDLEHFFYLLEQSIGEKNTEVLKKMIQPYVTLLF, from the coding sequence ATGAAACCATTTATTGAACAATGGTTATTGCAAAAAGTACAATCGTTAACCGTTCAAGATGTGATTCAACTTGGGCAAAAACACAACGTTATCTTATCCGAAAAAGAAGCAAACACTGCCCTGACGCTTTTTTATGGTCACCTTCATCACTTACATTCAAAAGAAGATTTAGAGCACTTTTTTTATTTGCTAGAACAGTCGATTGGTGAAAAAAATACAGAAGTACTTAAAAAAATGATTCAACCATATGTAACGTTGTTATTTTGA
- a CDS encoding deoxyribonuclease IV produces MLKLGSHVSMSGKKMLLASSEEAVSYGANTFMIYTGAPQNTRRKPIEELNIEAGMQHMKEHKIDEIIVHAPYIINIANTTNNATFELGVRFLAEEIKRTEAIGAKQIVLHPGAHVGAGADVGIKRIIEGLNEVLTKEQTVQIALETMAGKGSECGRTFDELAKIIDGVTYNEKLSVCFDTCHTHDAGYNIVEDFDGVLNEFDKVIGVDRIKVLHINDSKNERGAAKDRHENIGFGHIGFDALAKVVHHPQLQEIPKILETPYVGEDKKNKKPPYKFEIEMLRNQSFDTDVLTKIANQ; encoded by the coding sequence ATGTTGAAACTAGGTTCACACGTATCAATGAGTGGAAAAAAAATGCTGCTTGCTTCAAGTGAAGAAGCAGTTTCTTACGGTGCAAATACATTTATGATTTATACAGGGGCACCTCAAAATACACGTCGTAAGCCAATAGAAGAGTTAAATATTGAAGCGGGAATGCAACATATGAAAGAGCATAAGATCGATGAAATCATCGTACACGCTCCGTATATTATTAATATTGCAAATACAACTAATAACGCAACATTCGAATTAGGTGTTCGATTTTTAGCAGAAGAAATTAAACGAACAGAGGCTATTGGAGCAAAACAAATTGTCCTTCATCCAGGCGCACATGTTGGTGCAGGTGCAGATGTTGGGATTAAACGAATTATTGAAGGATTGAATGAAGTACTTACGAAAGAACAAACAGTGCAGATTGCCTTAGAAACAATGGCAGGAAAAGGTAGTGAATGTGGACGTACATTCGACGAGTTAGCGAAAATTATCGATGGTGTTACATATAACGAAAAGTTATCGGTTTGTTTCGATACGTGTCACACACATGATGCCGGTTACAATATTGTGGAAGATTTTGATGGTGTATTAAATGAATTTGATAAAGTGATTGGTGTTGACCGCATTAAGGTGCTTCATATTAATGATAGTAAAAATGAAAGAGGAGCAGCAAAAGACCGTCATGAAAATATCGGATTCGGTCATATCGGTTTTGACGCATTAGCAAAAGTTGTGCATCATCCTCAATTACAAGAAATACCTAAAATTTTAGAAACGCCGTATGTTGGAGAAGATAAAAAAAATAAAAAGCCTCCATATAAGTTTGAAATTGAAATGTTACGAAATCAATCATTTGATACAGATGTTTTAACAAAGATTGCAAACCAATAA
- a CDS encoding DEAD/DEAH box helicase — protein sequence MNEQFFSNGTLHNYLLQSIRKQGFQKPTFIQERLFPTIIKGQDAIGQSQTGTGKTLAYLLPLVQKINPQVDEIQVIIATPTRELARQIYGEFQKLMEFAKEEEKISAKLIIGGTDRLREQEKLHQKQPQLIIGSPGRIKDYISKQYLLSYTAFSFVVDEADMMLDMGFLEDVDYIAKSINESAQLLVFSATIPEPLEPFLKKYMNQPKFVQVPKKETANQNVEHWAISLRHRDRNEVVLSMMEKTNPFLALVFTNTKVEANQLYRDALEKGWNVGILHGGLAARERKKVMKEIHDLKYQYVIATDLAARGIDIKGVSHIFSVSFPKDLDFYIHRSGRTGRGNYTGICISIYDDTDGDHLDQLEKRGVYFHYYEFKNGEFTKSERRRRKAKPRQGINEEAPSIRLPKKSKKVKPGYKKKHREQVEKAIKKASRKKYRGK from the coding sequence ATGAACGAACAATTTTTTTCAAACGGTACATTACACAATTATTTATTACAATCTATTCGCAAACAAGGTTTTCAAAAACCAACTTTTATTCAAGAACGGTTATTCCCAACGATTATCAAAGGGCAAGATGCCATTGGACAATCACAAACTGGAACAGGAAAAACACTTGCTTATTTATTGCCATTAGTGCAAAAAATAAATCCACAAGTAGACGAAATTCAAGTCATTATTGCGACACCTACACGTGAACTAGCAAGACAAATATACGGGGAATTTCAAAAGTTAATGGAGTTTGCGAAGGAAGAAGAAAAAATATCAGCAAAATTAATTATTGGCGGAACAGATCGGCTTCGAGAACAAGAAAAATTGCATCAAAAGCAACCGCAGTTAATAATAGGATCACCAGGAAGAATCAAAGATTATATTTCGAAACAATATCTTTTATCATATACTGCTTTTTCTTTCGTAGTAGATGAAGCGGATATGATGTTAGATATGGGCTTTTTAGAAGATGTAGACTATATCGCAAAAAGTATAAATGAGTCTGCACAATTGCTTGTGTTTTCTGCAACGATTCCTGAACCTTTAGAACCATTTTTAAAGAAATATATGAATCAGCCAAAATTTGTCCAAGTTCCTAAAAAAGAAACTGCAAATCAAAATGTAGAACATTGGGCAATCTCATTGCGTCATCGCGATAGAAACGAAGTCGTATTATCGATGATGGAAAAAACAAATCCGTTTTTAGCGCTCGTATTTACGAATACAAAAGTTGAAGCAAATCAATTATATCGTGACGCATTAGAAAAAGGATGGAATGTTGGGATTCTACACGGAGGATTAGCTGCGAGAGAGCGTAAAAAAGTGATGAAAGAAATCCATGATTTAAAATACCAATACGTGATTGCAACAGATCTTGCAGCGCGTGGAATCGACATCAAAGGAGTAAGTCACATTTTTAGCGTTAGTTTCCCGAAAGATTTAGATTTTTATATTCATAGAAGCGGGCGAACTGGACGAGGAAATTATACAGGTATCTGCATTTCAATATACGACGATACAGATGGTGATCATTTAGATCAATTAGAAAAAAGAGGCGTCTATTTTCACTATTATGAATTTAAAAATGGTGAATTTACAAAATCTGAAAGAAGACGTCGAAAAGCAAAACCACGACAAGGAATAAATGAGGAAGCACCTTCTATTCGTTTGCCTAAGAAATCAAAAAAAGTAAAACCAGGCTATAAGAAAAAACACCGAGAACAAGTAGAAAAAGCCATAAAAAAAGCAAGTCGAAAGAAGTACAGGGGGAAATAA
- the vrrA gene encoding VrrA/YqfQ family protein, translating to MKFPFSSSPSPFAPYTHTPMAPFGKTGGFLSSLFSPQAPVPFQPQSSWNLVSLLQNTQKALKVAQTVGPIIQQYGPVIKQLPQIIKLLQTLQTNSTSGKEKNDTVSAEEEKNNPPNPKGTNSSIPKLSLPITTSVQTVPNLEQKKPSTPKLYI from the coding sequence ATGAAATTCCCTTTTTCTTCTAGTCCATCTCCATTTGCTCCTTATACTCATACACCAATGGCACCATTTGGAAAAACAGGCGGTTTTTTGTCCTCCCTATTCTCACCACAAGCACCTGTACCATTTCAACCACAATCATCTTGGAATCTTGTTTCGTTATTACAAAATACACAAAAAGCGTTAAAAGTTGCGCAAACAGTTGGACCAATCATTCAACAATATGGTCCAGTGATTAAACAATTGCCGCAAATAATTAAATTATTGCAAACTCTTCAAACGAATTCAACAAGCGGAAAAGAAAAAAATGATACAGTAAGTGCTGAAGAAGAAAAAAATAATCCTCCAAATCCAAAAGGAACCAATAGTTCTATCCCAAAACTTTCGTTACCGATAACGACATCTGTACAAACTGTTCCCAATCTGGAGCAAAAAAAACCATCTACTCCAAAACTTTATATATAA
- a CDS encoding 4-hydroxy-3-methylbut-2-enyl diphosphate reductase — protein sequence MEVIKISPRGYCYGVVDAMVIASQAAQNKDYPRPIYILGMIVHNHHVTDAFTDEGIITLDGRDRLALLDEIDHGTVIFTAHGVSPEVRQKAKNKGLTIVDATCPDVTKTHDLIREKKQEGYHIIYIGKKGHPEPEGAVGIAPDIVHLVQTEEDIKALNFESNKIIVTNQTTMSQWDVAHLMNAIKCRYPHAEIHNEICLATQLRQEAVANQAKKADLTIVVGDPRSNNSNRLAQVSEEIAGTKSYRISDLSELKLEWLNEVQKVAVTSGASTPTPITKEVIAFLEQYDPNDESTWTIERKVTLDKILPKVRVKK from the coding sequence ATGGAAGTGATTAAAATTTCACCACGTGGCTATTGCTACGGTGTTGTCGACGCCATGGTTATCGCGAGTCAGGCTGCTCAAAATAAAGATTATCCTCGTCCTATTTATATTTTGGGAATGATTGTTCATAATCACCACGTCACAGATGCTTTTACAGATGAGGGAATCATTACACTAGATGGAAGAGACCGATTGGCATTATTAGATGAAATCGATCATGGTACAGTTATTTTTACCGCACACGGTGTATCACCAGAAGTGCGTCAAAAAGCAAAAAATAAAGGACTTACCATTGTAGATGCTACTTGTCCTGATGTTACGAAAACACATGATTTAATCCGCGAAAAAAAACAAGAAGGTTATCATATCATTTATATCGGGAAAAAAGGGCATCCCGAACCAGAAGGAGCCGTGGGAATCGCACCAGATATCGTTCACCTCGTTCAAACAGAAGAAGACATTAAAGCATTAAATTTTGAATCGAATAAAATTATCGTAACAAATCAAACAACGATGAGCCAATGGGACGTGGCTCATTTAATGAATGCGATTAAATGTCGATATCCACATGCTGAAATTCATAATGAAATTTGTTTAGCAACACAACTTCGACAAGAAGCTGTAGCTAACCAAGCGAAAAAAGCAGATTTAACGATTGTTGTTGGCGATCCTAGAAGTAATAACTCCAATCGTTTAGCACAAGTTTCAGAAGAAATTGCTGGAACAAAATCATACCGTATTTCCGATCTATCGGAATTAAAATTAGAATGGTTAAATGAGGTACAAAAAGTCGCCGTTACTTCTGGAGCTTCCACCCCAACACCGATTACGAAAGAAGTAATTGCTTTCCTAGAACAATACGATCCAAACGATGAATCGACATGGACAATAGAACGAAAAGTAACATTAGATAAAATTTTACCGAAAGTTCGAGTGAAAAAATAA
- a CDS encoding Nif3-like dinuclear metal center hexameric protein codes for MKKFAKSQTVIQLIEQLAPKHFAYEGDPIGLQVGSYQKEVKKILVTLDVLEAVVDEAIEHGVDMIVAHHPLIFRPIKKIDTSTSYGRMIQKLLIHDITVYAAHTNLDIANGGVNDLMAEALELENVEVLIPTQSAVLKKLVVFVPASHEQLVRKALGDAGAGFIGAYSHCSFSSKGEGRFLPTNQANPYIGEVGKLEVVEEVRIETILPESMEKQVIRAMLEAHPYEEVAYDLYTLDQKGEMFGLGRLGTLNKEMTLQSFAHLVKQSFDVEGVRVVGDLQAPVKKVAVLGGDGNKYMAKAKMRGADVYVTGDLYYHIAHDAQAIGLHCVDPGHNVEKVMKKGLMHYLKQELTKRKYETDVILSTVKTDPFQFQ; via the coding sequence ATGAAAAAGTTTGCTAAATCACAAACCGTCATTCAACTCATTGAACAATTAGCACCAAAACATTTTGCTTATGAAGGAGATCCGATTGGCCTTCAAGTAGGATCCTATCAAAAAGAAGTAAAAAAAATATTAGTAACGTTGGATGTGTTAGAAGCTGTTGTAGATGAGGCAATTGAGCACGGAGTAGATATGATTGTTGCACATCATCCATTAATTTTTCGCCCCATTAAAAAAATTGATACGAGCACATCATATGGGCGTATGATTCAAAAGCTCTTGATTCATGATATTACTGTATATGCCGCACATACGAACTTAGATATAGCAAATGGTGGTGTAAATGATTTAATGGCGGAAGCATTAGAATTAGAAAACGTAGAAGTGTTAATTCCAACACAATCAGCCGTCTTGAAGAAATTAGTCGTCTTTGTTCCAGCATCCCATGAACAACTCGTACGAAAAGCATTAGGAGATGCAGGGGCTGGGTTTATCGGTGCATACAGTCATTGTTCTTTTTCATCAAAAGGAGAGGGACGATTTTTACCAACAAATCAAGCAAATCCTTATATCGGGGAAGTAGGAAAGTTAGAGGTAGTGGAAGAAGTTCGAATTGAAACGATTTTACCAGAGTCGATGGAGAAACAAGTCATTCGTGCGATGTTAGAGGCACACCCATATGAAGAAGTAGCATATGATTTGTATACCTTAGATCAAAAAGGTGAAATGTTCGGTCTTGGACGGTTAGGGACGTTAAACAAAGAAATGACACTCCAATCATTTGCTCACCTTGTAAAACAATCATTTGACGTAGAAGGTGTACGTGTTGTTGGAGATTTGCAAGCACCAGTAAAGAAAGTAGCTGTTTTAGGTGGCGACGGCAACAAATACATGGCAAAAGCAAAAATGCGCGGGGCCGATGTCTATGTAACGGGTGATTTATATTACCACATTGCGCATGACGCACAAGCCATTGGGCTTCATTGTGTTGACCCAGGGCACAATGTCGAAAAAGTGATGAAAAAAGGGCTTATGCATTATTTAAAACAGGAGCTAACAAAACGAAAATACGAAACCGATGTCATCCTTTCCACTGTCAAAACAGACCCATTTCAATTTCAATAA
- a CDS encoding tRNA (adenine(22)-N(1))-methyltransferase has translation MNEHELSKRLELVASFIPKGAKIADIGSDHAYLPTYAYLKGLIQKAIAGEVNNGPYELAKNQVETLQLTEYIDVRKGNGLHVLKPGEVTCVTIAGMGGSLIRAILEEGKEKLIGNERLILQPNNASQAVRKWLFQNEYELLAEMILEEDEKIYEILVAEKGIANKPYEKIGEVGILVGPFLAKEQNEVFQKKWTQELEKWESILEQLNEAADQEKVIEKKQEITEKITKVRSVLRS, from the coding sequence ATGAACGAACACGAACTATCTAAACGACTAGAATTGGTAGCATCTTTTATTCCAAAAGGTGCTAAGATTGCGGATATTGGTAGCGACCACGCTTATTTGCCAACATACGCTTATTTAAAAGGGTTGATACAAAAAGCCATTGCTGGAGAAGTAAATAACGGGCCGTACGAATTAGCCAAAAATCAAGTAGAAACGCTTCAATTAACGGAATATATAGATGTAAGAAAAGGAAATGGTTTGCATGTATTAAAACCAGGCGAAGTAACATGTGTAACAATTGCAGGTATGGGTGGAAGTTTAATTCGTGCTATTTTAGAAGAAGGAAAAGAAAAACTAATAGGGAACGAACGATTGATTTTACAACCAAACAATGCAAGTCAGGCAGTTAGAAAATGGTTGTTTCAAAATGAATACGAATTACTAGCAGAAATGATTCTCGAAGAAGATGAGAAAATATATGAAATACTAGTGGCTGAAAAAGGGATAGCTAACAAGCCATATGAAAAAATTGGCGAAGTTGGTATTCTAGTTGGCCCCTTTTTAGCAAAAGAGCAAAACGAGGTTTTTCAAAAAAAATGGACACAGGAATTAGAAAAATGGGAGTCTATTTTAGAACAACTAAATGAAGCAGCGGATCAAGAAAAAGTAATAGAAAAGAAACAAGAAATAACAGAGAAAATCACAAAAGTTAGGAGCGTGTTACGGTCATGA
- a CDS encoding c-type cytochrome: MKRNALMPFALIAVVGIVLIIALSIVGQDKYKELVKENGGEKQTTAAKEDNAAKEDKADKKDAAKEEATDENKDVAKKDDAAKEEDAAEGETVAVDADAAKATLKTSCVACHGQNLEGGVGPSLNDVGSRLSADEIEEVLKNGRGAMPKGLIKGDDLENVVAYLAEQKGK; this comes from the coding sequence ATGAAACGTAATGCCTTAATGCCTTTTGCTTTAATTGCGGTTGTTGGTATTGTTCTAATAATTGCTCTTTCTATCGTGGGTCAAGATAAATACAAAGAGCTTGTAAAAGAAAATGGTGGCGAAAAACAAACTACAGCAGCAAAAGAAGATAACGCGGCAAAAGAAGACAAAGCTGACAAAAAAGATGCAGCAAAAGAAGAAGCAACGGATGAAAACAAAGATGTAGCAAAAAAAGATGACGCAGCGAAAGAAGAAGATGCTGCTGAAGGTGAAACAGTTGCAGTTGATGCAGATGCAGCAAAAGCTACGTTGAAAACTAGTTGTGTGGCATGTCACGGTCAAAACTTAGAAGGTGGAGTAGGTCCATCTCTAAATGATGTTGGTAGTCGTTTAAGCGCGGATGAAATTGAAGAAGTGCTTAAAAACGGACGTGGAGCAATGCCTAAAGGTCTTATCAAAGGAGACGACCTTGAAAATGTTGTAGCATATCTTGCTGAACAAAAAGGAAAATAA
- the rpoD gene encoding RNA polymerase sigma factor RpoD, translated as MADKPTHSKEEKELTVEQVYERLVEIGKKRGSLTYEEVSKRLSSFELDSEKMDEFYEYLGEQGIEIVEEEEDPDDDDVKEDEEEFDLNDLSVPPGVKINDPVRMYLKEIGRVDLLSAEEEIELAKRIENGDEEAKKRLAEANLRLVVSIAKRYVGRGMLFLDLIQEGNMGLIKAVEKFDYTKGYKFSTYATWWIRQAITRAIADQARTIRIPVHMVETINKLIRVQRQLLQDLGREPIPEEIAKEMDLTPEKVREILKIAQEPVSLETPIGEEDDSHLGDFIEDQDATSPSDAAAYELLKEQLEDVLDTLTDREENVLRLRFGLDDGRTRTLEEVGKVFGVTRERIRQIEAKALRKLRHPSRSKRLKDFLE; from the coding sequence ATGGCTGATAAACCAACTCACTCCAAAGAGGAAAAAGAGTTAACAGTTGAGCAAGTGTACGAACGATTAGTGGAAATTGGAAAAAAACGTGGTTCTTTAACGTATGAGGAAGTATCCAAACGGTTGTCTTCTTTTGAATTAGATTCTGAAAAAATGGATGAATTTTATGAGTACCTTGGTGAACAAGGAATTGAAATTGTCGAGGAAGAAGAAGATCCAGATGATGACGATGTAAAAGAAGATGAAGAAGAATTTGATTTAAATGATTTAAGTGTCCCTCCTGGAGTAAAAATAAATGATCCAGTTCGGATGTATTTAAAAGAAATAGGTCGAGTAGACTTATTAAGTGCAGAAGAAGAAATTGAACTCGCAAAAAGAATTGAAAATGGCGATGAAGAAGCCAAAAAACGCTTAGCAGAAGCGAACCTTCGTCTTGTTGTTAGCATTGCGAAACGTTATGTTGGCCGTGGGATGTTATTCCTTGATTTAATCCAAGAAGGAAATATGGGATTAATTAAAGCTGTTGAGAAATTTGATTATACAAAAGGATATAAATTTAGTACGTATGCGACATGGTGGATTCGTCAAGCAATCACGCGTGCGATTGCAGACCAAGCAAGAACGATTCGTATTCCGGTGCATATGGTGGAAACCATTAACAAACTAATCCGAGTACAACGTCAATTACTACAAGATTTAGGTCGTGAACCAATACCTGAAGAAATTGCGAAAGAAATGGATTTAACACCAGAAAAAGTTCGTGAAATTTTAAAAATAGCACAAGAACCAGTATCTTTAGAAACACCTATTGGCGAGGAAGACGACTCTCATTTAGGTGATTTCATCGAAGACCAAGATGCTACTAGTCCATCTGACGCAGCTGCATATGAGTTGCTGAAAGAACAATTAGAAGATGTGCTAGATACCTTAACAGACCGTGAAGAAAATGTCCTTCGCTTACGTTTTGGTTTAGATGATGGTCGAACTCGCACATTAGAAGAAGTTGGGAAAGTCTTCGGTGTTACGAGAGAACGTATTCGACAAATTGAAGCAAAAGCATTACGTAAACTTCGTCACCCAAGTCGCAGTAAACGATTAAAAGATTTCCTTGAATAA
- the dnaG gene encoding DNA primase yields the protein MGNFVPEDVIEQVRRSVNIVEVISEYVQLIKKGKNYFGLCPFHGEKTPSFSVSEEKQIYHCFGCGAGGNVFSFLMEIEGYSFVEALQILAKRAHIELPTIVSSKSSRSSESVSKKKQIFEAHKLLAKLYHHILMNTEEGAIAKKYLLEERQFTEEMLEHFQLGYAPDSFEFAKTFLERRGFTLDEMVNAGLLSESDNGHFYDRFRHRVMFPIWDAQGQVIAFGGRTLTDEKPKYLNSPETEIFHKSKILYHLNMARLSIRKQNQLVLFEGYMDVISAYHAGVENGVASLGTSLTEQHAKIIRRVTDQVIICYDRDDAGVEATIRAVDILETAGCLVKIAKMPDGLDPDDYIKKFGTNQFVTNVIGATETVMAFKMDILRKNRRMNDDAERMQYIDDVLHEISKLAKAVEREHYLRQLSEEFSISLEALKNQQYQIFRAQKKDFHPQHSNEFKSNVKNVFHEQKPLLKAYQRAERALLAHMLKSSYVAYKIQEAVGGAFNTSEHAAIAANLYAFYEEGHEPNLSLFIQRLNNRELEKIVTEIAMEQVADELNDEAFHDYVNVVLNEPKKFTIKEKERELLVAEQAQDIERAAQILQEIWELEKEIGVRK from the coding sequence ATGGGGAATTTTGTTCCAGAAGATGTAATTGAACAAGTGAGACGGTCAGTTAACATCGTGGAGGTCATATCAGAATATGTCCAATTAATAAAAAAAGGAAAAAATTATTTCGGATTATGTCCTTTCCACGGAGAAAAAACACCTTCTTTTTCAGTTTCGGAAGAAAAACAAATTTACCATTGTTTTGGTTGTGGAGCAGGGGGAAATGTTTTTTCTTTTTTAATGGAAATAGAAGGGTATAGTTTTGTGGAAGCTCTTCAAATTTTAGCAAAGCGTGCACATATTGAATTGCCAACGATAGTGTCTTCTAAGTCTTCTAGGTCTTCTGAGTCTGTTTCGAAAAAAAAACAGATTTTTGAAGCACATAAATTGTTAGCGAAGTTATATCATCATATACTAATGAATACAGAAGAAGGAGCCATCGCAAAAAAGTATTTATTAGAAGAACGACAATTCACTGAAGAAATGTTAGAACACTTCCAGTTAGGATACGCACCTGATTCTTTTGAATTTGCCAAAACATTTCTAGAACGTCGTGGTTTTACATTGGATGAGATGGTAAATGCAGGTCTTTTATCTGAAAGTGATAACGGTCATTTTTATGACAGATTTCGGCATCGTGTTATGTTTCCAATTTGGGATGCGCAAGGACAAGTTATTGCGTTCGGCGGACGAACATTAACGGACGAAAAGCCAAAGTATTTAAATAGCCCGGAAACAGAAATATTTCATAAAAGCAAAATTTTATATCATTTAAATATGGCGCGATTATCTATTCGGAAGCAAAATCAGCTCGTTTTATTTGAAGGATATATGGATGTTATTTCTGCTTATCATGCGGGAGTTGAAAATGGTGTAGCGTCCCTTGGTACATCACTAACAGAGCAACATGCGAAAATAATCCGAAGAGTAACAGACCAAGTCATTATTTGTTACGATCGTGATGATGCTGGGGTAGAAGCAACGATTCGTGCTGTTGATATATTAGAAACAGCTGGTTGTTTAGTAAAAATTGCAAAAATGCCAGATGGACTTGACCCCGATGACTACATTAAGAAGTTTGGTACAAACCAGTTTGTGACGAATGTAATAGGGGCTACAGAAACAGTGATGGCTTTTAAAATGGACATTCTTCGTAAAAATCGTCGAATGAATGATGATGCTGAACGAATGCAGTATATCGATGATGTGTTGCATGAAATTAGTAAATTAGCGAAGGCGGTTGAGCGGGAACACTATTTAAGGCAATTATCGGAGGAATTTTCGATATCGTTAGAAGCACTAAAAAATCAGCAATATCAAATTTTTCGTGCGCAAAAAAAGGATTTTCATCCGCAACATTCGAATGAGTTTAAATCGAATGTAAAGAATGTCTTTCATGAGCAAAAACCATTATTAAAAGCATATCAACGGGCAGAACGAGCACTACTTGCCCATATGCTAAAAAGTTCATATGTTGCATATAAAATACAAGAAGCTGTTGGGGGTGCATTTAATACATCAGAGCACGCGGCCATTGCTGCTAATTTATATGCCTTTTATGAAGAAGGGCATGAACCAAATTTAAGTTTATTCATTCAACGATTAAATAATCGTGAATTAGAAAAAATAGTAACAGAGATTGCAATGGAACAAGTTGCAGATGAATTAAATGATGAAGCGTTTCATGATTATGTTAATGTTGTGTTAAATGAGCCAAAGAAGTTTACAATAAAAGAAAAAGAGAGAGAATTATTGGTAGCAGAACAAGCACAAGACATTGAACGTGCAGCGCAAATTTTACAAGAAATTTGGGAATTAGAAAAAGAAATAGGTGTTAGAAAATAG
- a CDS encoding YaiI/YqxD family protein: MLEYNRTIFVDADSCPVKKEILYIAKKHNVPVIFIATYAHVMNEAIGTWIILDSFDQAVDLYILNHMKEHDIVVTQDFGLASIVLKKKGIAISPRGKQFEEKNIDVLLYERFLSMKMRKSGVRMKGMNRFSESDKQAFLRTLEKNLSIHEGI; encoded by the coding sequence ATGCTAGAATACAATCGAACAATTTTTGTTGATGCAGATTCTTGTCCTGTAAAAAAAGAAATTCTTTATATAGCCAAAAAGCACAATGTACCGGTAATTTTTATTGCCACTTATGCACATGTGATGAATGAAGCAATAGGTACCTGGATCATTTTAGATTCATTTGACCAAGCGGTGGACCTTTACATTTTGAATCACATGAAGGAACATGACATTGTGGTTACACAAGACTTTGGATTAGCAAGTATTGTATTAAAGAAAAAAGGAATTGCTATTTCTCCGAGAGGGAAACAGTTTGAAGAAAAAAATATCGACGTTTTGCTTTATGAACGCTTTTTATCGATGAAAATGCGAAAAAGCGGAGTGCGAATGAAAGGGATGAATCGCTTTTCTGAATCAGATAAGCAAGCTTTTTTACGCACATTAGAAAAAAATTTGTCGATTCATGAAGGAATTTAA